Proteins encoded together in one Catellatospora citrea window:
- the aceB gene encoding malate synthase A — protein MTEILTPEAVQFVTELQRRFRPRRDELLAARQARQAEIDRTGTLDFLPETARIRESEWTVAPAPADLVDRRVEITGPTDRKMTINALNSGAKVWLADLEDANTPHWANVIGGQQSLYEAVRRTISLQQGDKLYALHPGPLPTIVVRPRGWHLDERHFEVDGAPGVAALVDFGLHFFHNAAELLARGSGPYFYLPKMESHREARLWQDVFTAAQELQGIPYGSIRATVLIETITAAFEMDEILWELRDHASGLNAGRWDYLFSLIKKFRAFPAYTLPDRGQVTMAAPFLRAYAQLLVKTCHRRGAYAMGGMAAFIPNRRDPGVTATALAKVRQDKEREAADGFDGSWVAHPDLVPLCLEVFDKALGGAPNQLSRQRPDVHVDAHDLLDVRTTEGEPTMVGARANIHVGIRYIQSWLNGNGAAAIDNLMEDAATAEISRSQLWQWLHNGALLDGGTTPVTRELLEELIEGEMAVLGPEYAPARRIFEQVALADDFVEFLTLPAGELID, from the coding sequence GTGACCGAGATCCTGACGCCCGAGGCGGTCCAGTTCGTCACCGAACTGCAGCGCCGCTTCCGCCCCCGCCGGGACGAACTGCTCGCGGCGCGCCAGGCCCGGCAGGCCGAGATCGACCGCACCGGCACGCTGGACTTCCTGCCGGAGACCGCGCGGATCCGCGAGAGCGAGTGGACCGTCGCCCCCGCCCCGGCCGACCTGGTCGATCGCCGGGTCGAGATCACCGGCCCGACCGACCGCAAGATGACCATCAACGCGCTGAACTCGGGCGCGAAGGTGTGGCTGGCCGACCTGGAGGACGCCAACACCCCGCACTGGGCCAACGTGATCGGCGGCCAGCAGAGCCTGTACGAGGCCGTCCGCCGGACCATCAGCCTGCAGCAGGGCGACAAGCTGTACGCCCTGCATCCCGGCCCGCTGCCGACCATCGTGGTGCGGCCGCGCGGCTGGCACCTCGACGAGCGGCACTTCGAGGTCGACGGTGCGCCCGGCGTCGCCGCGCTGGTCGACTTCGGGCTGCACTTCTTCCACAACGCCGCCGAGCTGCTGGCCCGGGGCAGCGGTCCGTACTTCTACCTGCCGAAGATGGAGAGCCACCGCGAAGCGCGGCTCTGGCAGGACGTGTTCACGGCCGCGCAGGAGCTGCAGGGCATTCCGTACGGCAGCATCCGGGCCACCGTGCTCATCGAGACGATCACGGCCGCGTTCGAGATGGACGAGATCCTGTGGGAGCTGCGCGACCACGCCAGCGGCCTGAACGCGGGGCGCTGGGACTACCTGTTCAGCCTGATCAAGAAGTTCCGCGCGTTCCCGGCGTACACGCTGCCCGACCGGGGGCAGGTGACGATGGCCGCGCCGTTCCTGCGGGCGTACGCGCAGCTGCTGGTCAAGACGTGTCACCGTCGCGGCGCGTACGCGATGGGGGGCATGGCCGCCTTCATCCCGAACCGGCGCGACCCGGGGGTCACCGCGACCGCGCTGGCCAAGGTCCGCCAGGACAAGGAACGTGAGGCCGCCGACGGCTTCGACGGCTCCTGGGTGGCGCACCCCGACCTGGTGCCGCTCTGCCTGGAGGTGTTCGACAAGGCCCTGGGCGGCGCGCCGAACCAGCTCTCCCGTCAGCGCCCGGACGTGCACGTCGACGCACACGACCTGCTCGACGTGCGGACCACCGAGGGCGAGCCGACGATGGTCGGGGCCCGCGCCAACATCCACGTCGGCATCCGCTACATCCAGTCCTGGCTGAACGGCAACGGCGCGGCCGCGATCGACAACCTGATGGAGGACGCCGCCACCGCCGAGATCTCCCGCTCCCAGCTGTGGCAGTGGCTGCACAACGGCGCGCTTCTCGACGGCGGCACCACCCCGGTCACCCGCGAGCTGCTGGAAGAGCTGATCGAGGGCGAGATGGCCGTGCTGGGGCCGGAGTACGCCCCCGCCCGCAGGATCTTCGAGCAGGTCGCGCTCGCCGACGACTTCGTGGAGTTCCTGACCCTGCCGGCCGGGGAGCTGATCGACTGA
- a CDS encoding DUF6986 family protein, with the protein MTPAGTDEFLGVPREPRDGTARVPARELDRILAVADGLRRDRYPGEDPGRQPLHTVYVPADRVRTGLGQRWGEQALAALAEHGLPYPDELHERITRKLATEPIEDLRVDFEDGYGRREDATEDAHARSVAAFLAARPAPFTGVRIKSLEPDTRPRALRTLERLLDALGTIPPNFVITLPKVSSVEQVEALVWLCRHLEPAAGQLRFELQVEMPQAILGPDGVCPLPAMIHLSQGRCVGLHYGTYDYSAALGIAAAYQSMEHPAADHAKQVMQVAAAGTGVRVVDGSTNVLPIGDTAAVQAAWALHLRLVRRSLERGFYQGWDLHPAQLPTRYAAAYGFFRQGAPSAATRLRAWLAGRDSAAQRDSGARGTGYLDEPATARALSGFLRRAVQCGALDVGEFGVDRSMLEPL; encoded by the coding sequence ATGACGCCCGCCGGAACCGACGAGTTCCTCGGCGTGCCGCGCGAGCCGCGCGACGGGACGGCCCGGGTCCCCGCGCGGGAACTGGACCGCATCCTGGCCGTGGCCGACGGGCTGCGCCGCGACCGCTACCCGGGCGAGGATCCCGGCCGCCAGCCGCTGCACACCGTGTACGTGCCCGCCGACCGGGTGCGCACCGGCCTGGGGCAGCGCTGGGGCGAGCAGGCCCTCGCTGCGCTGGCCGAGCACGGCCTGCCGTATCCGGACGAGCTGCACGAGCGGATCACCCGCAAGCTCGCCACCGAGCCGATCGAGGACCTGCGGGTGGACTTCGAGGACGGCTACGGCCGCCGCGAGGACGCCACGGAAGACGCGCACGCCCGCAGCGTCGCCGCATTCCTGGCCGCCCGCCCGGCCCCGTTCACCGGGGTACGGATCAAGAGCCTGGAGCCCGACACCCGCCCCCGCGCGCTGCGCACCCTCGAACGGCTGCTCGACGCGCTGGGCACGATCCCGCCGAACTTCGTGATCACACTGCCGAAGGTCAGCTCGGTGGAGCAGGTCGAGGCGCTGGTGTGGCTGTGCCGCCACCTCGAACCGGCCGCCGGGCAGCTGCGCTTCGAACTGCAGGTGGAGATGCCGCAGGCGATCCTCGGGCCGGACGGGGTCTGCCCGCTGCCCGCGATGATTCATTTGTCGCAGGGGCGCTGCGTGGGGCTGCACTACGGCACCTACGACTACTCGGCGGCACTGGGCATCGCGGCGGCGTACCAGTCCATGGAGCATCCCGCCGCCGACCACGCCAAGCAGGTGATGCAGGTCGCCGCGGCGGGCACCGGCGTACGCGTGGTCGACGGCTCCACCAACGTGCTGCCGATCGGGGACACCGCCGCCGTGCAGGCCGCCTGGGCGCTGCACCTGCGACTGGTCCGCCGCAGCCTCGAACGCGGCTTCTACCAGGGTTGGGACCTGCATCCGGCGCAGCTCCCGACGCGCTACGCGGCAGCGTACGGCTTCTTTCGCCAGGGCGCGCCGTCGGCCGCGACCCGGTTGCGGGCCTGGCTGGCCGGGCGCGACAGCGCCGCGCAGCGCGACAGCGGTGCGCGGGGCACCGGTTACCTGGACGAACCCGCGACGGCAAGGGCGCTGTCCGGATTCCTGCGACGCGCCGTGCAGTGCGGCGCGCTGGATGTCGGTGAATTCGGCGTCGATCGATCTATGCTGGAGCCGCTGTGA
- the alc gene encoding allantoicase — MSFEELLDLASRAVGGSVVAANNEFFAERDNLVNPWAPTFTPRTFGAKGQVYDGWETRRRREPGHDLAVLRLGAPGHVHGVVVDTAFFTGNYPPEASVEGCRADGYPSPAELAGADWFPLVERSALLGDTRNRFPVDAGPLVTHVRLTIHPDGGVARLRVHGTPAPDPRLLPDTVDLAAAELGGRVVDCSDRFYGSPGNLLLPGLATSMGEGWETRRRRDGGNDWVQVRLAAPGVLALAELDTSHFKGNAPGWAALTGSGGEPLLARTRLQPDTRHRFRLSYDGPVDGARLDIYPDGGMARLRLYGSLTAAARERLAAPWTDQEAGGG, encoded by the coding sequence ATGAGTTTTGAGGAGTTGCTCGACCTCGCGTCGCGGGCCGTCGGGGGCAGCGTCGTCGCGGCCAACAACGAGTTCTTCGCCGAGCGTGACAACCTGGTCAACCCGTGGGCGCCGACCTTCACCCCGCGCACCTTCGGCGCGAAAGGCCAGGTGTACGACGGCTGGGAGACGCGCCGCCGCCGCGAACCCGGCCACGACCTCGCCGTGCTGCGGCTCGGCGCGCCCGGCCACGTGCACGGCGTCGTCGTCGACACCGCGTTCTTCACCGGCAACTACCCGCCCGAGGCGTCCGTCGAGGGCTGCCGGGCGGACGGCTACCCCTCGCCCGCCGAGCTGGCCGGCGCGGACTGGTTCCCGCTGGTCGAGCGCTCGGCCCTGCTCGGCGACACCCGCAACCGCTTCCCGGTCGACGCCGGCCCGCTGGTCACCCATGTCCGGCTGACCATCCACCCCGACGGCGGGGTGGCCCGGCTGCGGGTGCACGGCACCCCGGCCCCCGATCCGCGCCTGCTGCCCGACACGGTCGACCTGGCGGCCGCCGAGCTGGGCGGCCGGGTCGTCGACTGCAGCGACCGCTTCTACGGCTCACCCGGCAACCTGCTGCTGCCTGGACTCGCAACCAGCATGGGCGAGGGCTGGGAGACCCGGCGGCGGCGCGACGGCGGCAACGACTGGGTCCAGGTGCGGCTCGCCGCGCCGGGCGTGCTCGCGCTGGCCGAGCTGGACACCTCGCACTTCAAAGGCAACGCCCCCGGCTGGGCGGCGCTGACCGGGTCCGGCGGCGAACCGCTGCTGGCACGCACCCGGCTGCAGCCCGACACCCGCCACCGGTTCCGGCTGTCGTACGACGGCCCGGTCGACGGGGCACGCCTGGACATCTATCCCGACGGCGGCATGGCCCGGCTGCGCCTGTACGGCAGCCTGACGGCCGCCGCCCGGGAGAGGCTCGCCGCACCGTGGACGGATCAGGAGGCTGGGGGAGGCTGA
- a CDS encoding Lsr2 family DNA-binding protein: MARHDEDTWGRGGFPSAKPRLPADGIRARSRRGDIATTWWSRRFLKAIESPETASRLSRGKSYARSGQVLSLTVAPGEVAAQVQGSRPEPYTVTLAVATFMPIEWRRAVDALAQQAVFSAELLAGRMPTDVEQALEPLGMSLFPTMRQLDLACSCPDWGNPCKHAAAVCYLLAELFDEDPFVILHWRGMPRAELLDALRAHRAGQADGATEDAGEPDELRGFWTAGPLPAPPPADPAAVTRLLQRLGPVGHTVRGVDFAQALASAYEAMTRHRWSSPLLSGDLDELLPPVAPVATPQEPVTPPDTARAGVTPPGAAAVRAWARSNGIEVNERGRLRGEVLQAYLDAHAPG; encoded by the coding sequence GGCACGACGAGGACACCTGGGGGCGCGGCGGCTTCCCGTCCGCCAAGCCGCGGCTGCCCGCCGACGGCATCCGGGCCCGCAGCCGGCGCGGCGACATCGCCACGACCTGGTGGTCACGCCGTTTCCTGAAGGCCATCGAGTCGCCGGAGACCGCGAGCCGGCTCAGCCGCGGCAAGTCGTACGCGCGTTCCGGCCAGGTGCTCTCGCTCACGGTCGCGCCCGGCGAGGTGGCCGCGCAGGTGCAGGGCTCCCGGCCCGAGCCCTACACGGTCACCCTCGCCGTCGCGACGTTCATGCCCATCGAGTGGCGGCGAGCCGTCGACGCGCTGGCGCAGCAGGCCGTGTTCAGCGCCGAACTGCTGGCCGGACGCATGCCCACCGACGTCGAGCAGGCGCTGGAGCCGCTGGGCATGTCGCTGTTCCCGACCATGCGGCAGCTGGACCTGGCCTGTTCGTGCCCGGACTGGGGCAACCCGTGCAAGCACGCGGCGGCGGTGTGCTACCTGCTGGCCGAGCTGTTCGACGAGGACCCCTTCGTCATCCTGCACTGGCGCGGCATGCCCCGCGCCGAACTGCTCGACGCGCTGCGGGCGCACCGCGCGGGGCAGGCCGACGGCGCGACCGAGGACGCCGGCGAGCCCGACGAGCTGCGCGGGTTCTGGACCGCCGGCCCGCTGCCCGCGCCGCCGCCCGCCGATCCGGCCGCGGTCACCCGGCTGCTGCAACGCCTGGGCCCGGTCGGCCACACCGTCCGCGGCGTGGACTTCGCGCAGGCCCTGGCTTCGGCGTACGAGGCGATGACACGGCACCGCTGGTCGTCCCCCCTACTGTCGGGCGACCTCGACGAACTGCTCCCGCCGGTCGCACCGGTCGCCACGCCGCAAGAACCGGTGACCCCGCCGGACACGGCCCGTGCGGGCGTGACACCGCCGGGCGCGGCCGCGGTGCGGGCCTGGGCGCGGAGCAACGGGATCGAGGTCAACGAGCGTGGCCGCCTGCGCGGCGAGGTGCTACAGGCCTACCTGGACGCGCACGCGCCCGGTTGA
- a CDS encoding nucleotidyltransferase family protein: MAVGGLLLAAGAGRRYGMPKALAVVPGDGELMVQHALRTLRDGQCDPVVVVLGAGAGRAPALPGALVVINKEWRTGMGSSLRAGLAALPPQVDAVVVLLVDTPGITAEAVRRVGAGAKPDTLRVATYGGDGGHPVLLGRDHWAGAAELAVGDVGARPYLARHEVETVPCDDVSDGADLDVPRA; the protein is encoded by the coding sequence ATGGCTGTCGGGGGATTGCTGCTCGCGGCGGGGGCCGGGCGGCGGTACGGGATGCCCAAGGCGCTGGCCGTGGTGCCGGGCGACGGGGAGCTGATGGTGCAGCACGCGCTGCGGACGCTGCGCGACGGACAGTGCGATCCGGTCGTGGTCGTGCTCGGTGCGGGAGCCGGGCGTGCCCCGGCGCTGCCCGGCGCGCTCGTGGTGATCAACAAGGAGTGGCGGACCGGTATGGGCTCGTCCCTGCGGGCCGGTTTGGCGGCACTGCCGCCGCAGGTGGACGCTGTAGTGGTGCTGCTGGTGGACACACCGGGGATCACCGCCGAGGCGGTGCGCCGGGTCGGTGCGGGAGCCAAGCCGGACACGCTGCGGGTGGCGACCTACGGCGGGGACGGCGGGCATCCGGTGCTGCTCGGCCGCGACCACTGGGCCGGGGCGGCCGAACTCGCCGTGGGCGACGTCGGGGCCCGGCCGTACCTGGCCCGGCACGAGGTGGAGACGGTGCCGTGCGACGACGTCTCCGACGGCGCGGACCTGGACGTCCCCCGTGCGTGA
- the allB gene encoding allantoinase AllB: MNYDLILRSHRTFTPDGERPADVGIRDGVIATVAGFQALAGNDAIDLGDCALLPGLVDTHVHVNEPGRTQWEGFDSATRAAAAGGVTTIVDMPLNSIPPTVDVQALHVKRAAAVEQCFVDVGFWGGAVPGNARQLPALHSQGVFGFKAFLVDSGVPEFPPLDPAGLEEALGAVDALFVLHAEDPSLVTAAHGEHFTDFVASRPPRAERRAVAAVIDAAQRTGARVHILHLAAADALPLIAAARREGVRITAETCPHYLTLDASQVPDGATQYKCCPPIRDKSHQDALWQALADGVIDCVVSDHSPCPPELKAGDFGTAWGGIASVQLGLPLIWTAAAQRGHSLADVVRWMAGNTADLVGLPRKGRIAEGADADLVAFDPDAEFTVDATRLLHRHHVSPYDGRHLRGVVRDTWLRGRLAGVEPIGRLIRPGGGA; this comes from the coding sequence GTGAACTACGACCTCATCCTGCGCTCGCACCGCACGTTCACCCCGGACGGTGAACGGCCCGCCGACGTCGGCATCCGCGACGGCGTCATCGCCACGGTCGCCGGATTCCAGGCGCTGGCCGGCAACGACGCCATCGACCTGGGGGACTGCGCGCTGCTGCCCGGCCTGGTCGACACCCACGTGCACGTCAACGAGCCGGGGCGCACCCAGTGGGAGGGCTTCGACAGCGCCACCCGGGCGGCCGCCGCGGGCGGCGTGACCACCATCGTCGACATGCCGCTGAACTCGATTCCGCCGACGGTCGACGTGCAGGCGCTGCACGTCAAGCGCGCCGCGGCCGTCGAGCAGTGCTTCGTGGACGTCGGTTTCTGGGGCGGCGCGGTGCCCGGCAACGCCCGGCAGCTGCCCGCCCTGCACAGCCAAGGCGTGTTCGGGTTCAAGGCATTCCTCGTCGACTCGGGCGTGCCCGAGTTCCCGCCGCTGGACCCGGCTGGGCTGGAGGAGGCGCTCGGCGCGGTCGACGCCCTGTTCGTGCTGCACGCCGAGGACCCGTCCCTGGTCACCGCCGCGCACGGCGAGCACTTCACGGACTTCGTCGCCTCGCGCCCGCCGCGCGCCGAGCGCCGGGCCGTCGCCGCCGTGATCGACGCGGCCCAGCGCACCGGGGCGCGGGTGCACATCCTGCACCTGGCCGCCGCCGACGCGCTCCCGCTGATCGCCGCGGCCCGCCGGGAGGGCGTCCGCATCACCGCCGAGACCTGCCCGCACTACCTGACCCTGGACGCGTCCCAGGTGCCCGACGGCGCCACGCAGTACAAGTGCTGCCCGCCGATCCGGGACAAGTCCCATCAGGACGCGCTGTGGCAGGCGCTGGCCGACGGCGTGATCGACTGTGTGGTGTCCGACCACTCGCCGTGCCCGCCCGAGCTGAAGGCGGGCGACTTCGGCACCGCCTGGGGCGGCATCGCGTCCGTGCAGCTCGGGCTGCCGCTGATCTGGACCGCCGCGGCGCAGCGCGGGCACAGCCTGGCCGACGTGGTGCGCTGGATGGCCGGCAACACCGCCGACCTGGTCGGCCTGCCCCGCAAGGGGCGCATCGCCGAGGGCGCCGACGCGGACCTGGTCGCGTTCGATCCGGACGCCGAGTTCACCGTCGACGCGACGCGGCTGCTGCACCGCCACCACGTCTCGCCGTACGACGGCCGCCACCTGCGCGGCGTCGTCCGCGACACCTGGCTGCGCGGCCGCCTCGCCGGCGTCGAGCCGATCGGCCGCCTGATCCGGCCGGGGGGAGGGGCATGA
- the pucD gene encoding xanthine dehydrogenase subunit D has product MSATVHVGLAATVAGGVGASPVRPDGRLKVTGEFAFSSDLWADDMLWGATLRSPHPRARITHLDLGPALRIPGVYAVLTHEDVPGRRLYGLEHVDQPVLAADEVRYQGEPIVIVAADHPETARRAVKAIGISYDVLDPVTDPEAALHDDGAPRVHADRPNLLRHVPIRRGDPHATAAVVVTGEYEVGMQDQAFLGPESGLAVPADDGGVDLYIATQWLHVDQQQVAACLGMPADKVRLTLAGVGGAFGAREDLSMQVHACLLALRTGRPVKMVYGREESFFGHVHRHPARLRYEHGADSHGRLVYVKARILLDGGAYASSSGAVVANAATLGIGPYDVPNVVMDAYGLYTNNPPCGAMRGFGAVQACFAYESQMDKLAAALGLDPVEVRVRNALHTGDRMPTGQLVEGPAPVAELLRLVQSKPPAGQADFPPGGTANTTRGEGVVRGVGYGIGIKNVCFSEGFDDYATARVRLELVGGRPAVLVHTAAAEVGQGLVTVQAQIVRTELGVDQVTIAPADTAVGSAGSSSASRQTYMTGGAVRAACQAIRTRLLDRVDGIAGELRLVDGRVVDAEGEVVADLADVLGDEAIEETVQWRHRPTHPLDPETGQGDAHVQYAFAAHRATVDVDTELGLVKVVEIVTAQDVGKAVNPAAVTGQIHGGTAQGLGLALMEEIQLVDGKVRNPSFTDYLLPTIMDMPPMTVDVLELADPHSPYGLRGVGEPPTISSTPAVVAAIRAATGAALTRVPVRPEHIVGV; this is encoded by the coding sequence GTGAGCGCGACGGTGCATGTGGGGTTGGCGGCAACCGTGGCGGGTGGGGTGGGGGCGTCGCCGGTGCGGCCGGACGGGCGGCTGAAGGTGACGGGGGAGTTCGCGTTCTCGTCCGATCTGTGGGCCGATGACATGCTGTGGGGGGCGACGCTGCGCAGCCCGCATCCGCGGGCGCGGATCACGCACCTGGATCTCGGCCCCGCGCTGCGCATCCCGGGGGTGTACGCGGTGCTCACGCACGAAGACGTGCCTGGGCGGCGGCTGTACGGGCTGGAGCACGTCGACCAGCCGGTGCTGGCCGCCGACGAGGTCCGTTACCAGGGCGAGCCGATCGTGATCGTGGCCGCCGACCACCCGGAGACCGCGCGCCGCGCCGTCAAGGCGATCGGGATCTCCTACGACGTGCTCGACCCGGTCACCGATCCCGAGGCGGCGCTGCACGACGACGGCGCGCCCCGGGTGCACGCCGACCGGCCGAACCTGCTGCGCCACGTGCCGATCCGCCGCGGCGACCCGCACGCGACCGCCGCGGTCGTGGTGACCGGGGAGTACGAGGTCGGCATGCAGGACCAGGCCTTCCTCGGCCCCGAGTCGGGGCTGGCCGTGCCCGCCGACGACGGCGGCGTCGACCTCTACATCGCCACCCAGTGGCTGCACGTCGACCAGCAGCAGGTCGCCGCGTGCCTGGGCATGCCCGCCGACAAGGTCCGGCTCACCCTGGCCGGGGTGGGCGGGGCGTTCGGCGCGCGCGAGGACCTGTCCATGCAGGTGCACGCCTGCCTGCTGGCGCTGCGTACGGGCCGCCCGGTGAAGATGGTGTACGGCCGCGAGGAGTCGTTCTTCGGCCACGTGCACCGGCACCCGGCCCGGCTGCGCTACGAGCACGGCGCGGACTCCCACGGCCGCCTGGTGTACGTGAAGGCCCGCATCCTGCTCGACGGCGGCGCGTACGCGTCCAGCTCCGGCGCGGTCGTGGCCAACGCGGCGACGCTGGGCATCGGCCCCTACGACGTGCCGAACGTGGTGATGGACGCGTACGGGCTCTACACCAACAACCCGCCGTGCGGGGCGATGCGGGGCTTCGGCGCGGTGCAGGCGTGCTTCGCGTACGAGTCGCAGATGGACAAGCTCGCCGCGGCCCTCGGCCTGGACCCGGTGGAGGTCCGGGTCCGCAACGCCCTGCACACCGGTGACCGCATGCCCACCGGCCAGCTCGTCGAGGGCCCCGCCCCGGTCGCCGAGCTGCTCCGCCTGGTCCAGTCGAAGCCGCCGGCCGGGCAGGCCGACTTCCCGCCCGGCGGCACCGCCAACACCACCCGCGGCGAGGGCGTGGTCCGCGGCGTCGGCTACGGCATCGGCATCAAGAACGTCTGCTTCTCCGAGGGCTTCGACGACTACGCCACCGCCCGCGTGCGCCTGGAACTGGTCGGCGGCCGTCCCGCGGTGCTGGTGCACACCGCCGCCGCCGAGGTGGGCCAGGGCCTGGTCACCGTCCAGGCGCAGATCGTGCGCACCGAGCTCGGCGTCGACCAGGTCACCATCGCCCCCGCCGACACCGCCGTCGGCAGCGCCGGCTCCTCCTCGGCCTCCCGCCAGACCTACATGACCGGCGGCGCCGTCCGCGCCGCCTGCCAGGCGATCCGCACCCGCCTGCTGGACCGCGTCGACGGCATCGCGGGCGAGCTGCGCCTGGTCGACGGACGGGTGGTCGACGCCGAGGGCGAGGTCGTCGCGGACCTCGCGGACGTGCTCGGCGACGAGGCGATCGAGGAGACGGTGCAGTGGCGGCACCGGCCGACCCATCCGCTCGACCCGGAGACGGGCCAGGGGGACGCGCACGTGCAGTACGCCTTCGCCGCGCACCGCGCCACCGTCGACGTCGACACCGAGCTCGGCCTGGTGAAAGTCGTCGAGATCGTCACCGCGCAGGACGTCGGCAAGGCCGTCAACCCGGCCGCGGTCACCGGCCAGATCCACGGCGGCACCGCCCAGGGACTGGGCCTGGCGCTGATGGAGGAGATTCAGCTCGTGGACGGGAAGGTGCGCAATCCCTCCTTCACCGACTATCTGCTCCCTACGATCATGGACATGCCGCCGATGACAGTGGACGTGCTCGAACTGGCCGACCCGCACTCGCCCTACGGCCTGCGCGGGGTGGGCGAGCCGCCCACGATCTCGTCCACACCCGCCGTCGTCGCGGCGATCCGGGCGGCCACCGGTGCCGCGCTGACCAGGGTGCCGGTCCGGCCCGAACACATCGTGGGGGTATGA
- a CDS encoding XdhC family protein, giving the protein MRDVLDDLFRGWASGAVAGVATVVRTWQSAPRRPGASMLVAPDGEAVGSVSGGCVEGAVYELATDVAADPGARPVLQRYGVSDDDAYAIGLTCGGIIEVFVEQVSRETFPQLGEVVTAVRAGRPVAVATCIAPADSPRFGHRMVVHGDGTAGTFGSARLDAAVADDARGLLAAGRTGMLHYGPDGERRGDELAVFVNSYAPPARMIVFGAIDFAAAVARIGSFMGYHVTVCDARAVFATPKRFPSADEVVVEWPHRYLEGEASAQRIDGRTVLCVLTHDPKFDVPLLELALRLPVAYIGAMGSRRTHDDRLARLREDGLTEAELGRLRSPIGLDLGARTPEETAVSIAAEIVALRWGGTGAVLSDTAGPIHRAGPLGH; this is encoded by the coding sequence GTGCGTGACGTGCTCGACGACCTGTTCCGCGGCTGGGCGTCCGGGGCGGTCGCGGGCGTGGCGACCGTGGTGCGCACCTGGCAGTCCGCGCCGCGGCGACCGGGCGCGTCGATGCTCGTCGCCCCGGACGGGGAGGCCGTCGGCAGCGTCTCCGGCGGCTGCGTCGAGGGCGCCGTGTACGAGCTGGCCACCGACGTCGCCGCCGATCCGGGGGCGCGGCCGGTGCTGCAGCGCTACGGCGTCAGCGACGACGACGCGTACGCCATCGGCCTGACCTGTGGCGGCATCATCGAGGTGTTCGTCGAGCAGGTGTCACGCGAGACGTTTCCGCAGCTCGGCGAGGTGGTGACGGCGGTCCGGGCGGGCCGTCCCGTGGCCGTGGCGACCTGCATCGCCCCGGCCGACTCGCCGCGCTTCGGGCACCGGATGGTCGTCCACGGCGACGGGACCGCCGGCACGTTCGGCTCCGCGCGGCTCGACGCCGCCGTCGCCGACGACGCGCGCGGGCTGCTGGCCGCCGGGCGCACCGGGATGCTGCACTACGGCCCCGACGGCGAGCGCCGCGGCGACGAGCTGGCCGTGTTCGTGAACTCGTACGCCCCGCCCGCGCGCATGATCGTGTTCGGGGCGATCGACTTCGCCGCCGCGGTGGCCCGCATCGGCTCGTTCATGGGCTACCACGTGACGGTCTGCGACGCCCGGGCCGTGTTCGCCACCCCGAAGCGCTTCCCGTCCGCCGACGAGGTCGTCGTCGAATGGCCGCACCGCTACCTGGAGGGCGAGGCGAGCGCGCAGCGGATCGACGGGCGCACCGTGCTGTGCGTGCTCACCCATGACCCGAAGTTCGACGTGCCGCTGCTGGAGCTGGCCCTGCGGCTGCCCGTGGCGTACATCGGCGCGATGGGTTCCCGCCGCACCCACGACGACCGGCTGGCCCGGCTGCGCGAGGACGGCCTCACCGAGGCCGAGCTGGGCCGGCTGCGCTCGCCGATCGGCCTGGACCTGGGGGCGCGCACCCCGGAGGAGACCGCGGTCAGCATCGCCGCGGAGATCGTGGCGCTGCGCTGGGGCGGCACCGGCGCGGTCCTGTCCGACACGGCCGGTCCGATCCACCGCGCCGGACCGCTGGGTCACTGA